A single region of the Vanacampus margaritifer isolate UIUO_Vmar chromosome 13, RoL_Vmar_1.0, whole genome shotgun sequence genome encodes:
- the b3galt2 gene encoding beta-1,3-galactosyltransferase 2, producing the protein MQWRRRHCCPIKMTWTSKRSLFRTHVAGLLSLALLFTLFSFFSRQDWLPGRTGPRENPLAYTVRGFRNPRGEANQSSSLRSLWREAGLVAPKPPLNLSSQLVEGAAGEGGLGGGAGVRMGLEDSMSANNSLQKEMDVGGKLSAQPYRYILNQPFKCSDSTPFLVLLIAAEPGQADARNAIRQTWGNDSVAMGLSFVRLFLLGMGKRSDAFLQSSIEEESRVHRDIIQQEYQDTYYNLTIKTLMAMNWVATFCPQASYVMKTDSDMFVNTEYLIQKLLKPELPPKQRYFTGYLMRGYAPNRNKDSKWYMPPELYPSERYPTFCSGTGYVFSGDMAELIYQASLSIRRLHLEDVYVGICLAKLRIDPTPPPNEFVFNHWRVSYSSCKYSHLITSHQFHPNELIKYWNHLQSNKHNACINMAKEKNGRYRQRRFHGERPP; encoded by the coding sequence ATGCAGTGGAGACGGCGTCATTGCTGTCCCATCAAGATGACGTGGACCTCCAAGCGCTCGCTCTTCCGGACCCATGTGGCGGGCCTCCTCTCCCTGGCGCTGCTCTTCACCCTCTTCTCCTTTTTCAGCCGCCAGGACTGGCTGCCGGGCCGCACGGGGCCGCGGGAAAACCCCTTGGCCTACACTGTCAGGGGTTTCCGCAATCCCAGGGGGGAAGCCAACCAGAGTAGCTCCCTTCGGAGTCTTTGGCGGGAGGCGGGTTTGGTAGCGCCGAAGCCTCCGCTCAATCTTAGTTCTCAGCTGGTGGAAGGGGCGGCCGGGGAGGGGGGACTCGGTGGAGGGGCGGGTGTCCGAATGGGACTTGAAGATTCCATGAGCGCCAACAACAGTTTACAGAAGGAGATGGATGTGGGCGGGAAGCTGAGCGCTCAGCCGTACCGCTACATCCTGAACCAGCCTTTCAAGTGCAGCGACAGCACGCCCTTCCTCGTCCTGCTCATCGCTGCCGAACCGGGTCAGGCGGACGCCCGGAATGCCATCCGGCAGACGTGGGGCAACGACAGCGTGGCCATGGGCCTCAGCTTCGTACGCCTCTTCCTGCTCGGCATGGGGAAGCGCTCCGACGCCTTCCTCCAGAGCAGCATCGAGGAGGAGAGCCGCGTTCACCGCGATATCATCCAGCAAGAATATCAGGACACATATTACAACCTGACCATCAAAACGTTAATGGCCATGAACTGGGTGGCCACGTTTTGCCCGCAGGCCTCCTACGTGATGAAGACGGACAGCGACATGTTTGTCAATACCGAGTATCTCATCCAGAAGCTGCTGAAGCCCGAGCTGCCTCCCAAGCAGAGGTACTTCACGGGCTACCTGATGAGGGGCTACGCGCCGAACCGGAACAAGGACAGCAAGTGGTACATGCCGCCGGAGCTGTACCCGAGCGAGCGCTACCCGACCTTCTGCTCCGGCACAGGGTACGTCTTCTCAGGGGACATGGCGGAACTGATCTACCAGGCCTCCCTCAGCATACGCAGGCTTCACCTGGAGGACGTTTACGTGGGAATATGCCTTGCAAAGTTGCGCATCGACCCGACTCCGCCTCCCAATGAATTTGTCTTCAACCACTGGAGGGTGTCTTATTCCAGCTGCAAGTACAGCCACCTCATCACCTCGCATCAGTTCCACCCTAACGAACTTATCAAGTACTGGAACCACTTGCAGAGCAACAAGCACAACGCCTGCATCAACATGGCCAAGGAGAAGAACGGCAGGTACAGGCAACGGCGCTTCCACGGCGAGCGGCCTCCTTGA